A stretch of Lactuca sativa cultivar Salinas chromosome 6, Lsat_Salinas_v11, whole genome shotgun sequence DNA encodes these proteins:
- the LOC111908850 gene encoding uncharacterized acetyltransferase At3g50280 gives MSSKSVKRISECFIKSLHDLSPEAKQPFHFTPFELPCLNISYSQKGLLFAKPPPSESQDFSITAYLDDLRRSLSATLDHFYPLAGRLVTKKEENPASYVIYLDPENSPGVKFIYATVDATISDILQPADVPVVVRSFFDLNNAISHDGHTLPLLSIQVTELVDGIFIGGSINHMVADGTSFWHFMGAWSEIFKSKEQSRCSISRPPVLKRWILDGSDPIINLPYTHHDQFIDRLEVPPFIERFFHFSSASVSKLKAKANSEYNTTKISSLQAVIALLWRSVTRIRRLPDDSQTSCRLMISNRRRLNPPLSDDYFGNPISMVRGTATVGELMANGLGWAAFRLHEAVINYTDTSVKESVKSWIENPFIIKLSKMIDRNFIHVGSSPRFDMYGCEFGLGKAVAARSGWLNKGDGKITMYPGREGGGSMDVEICFASSQTMMDLECDEEFIDALKIER, from the coding sequence ATGAGTTCTAAATCTGTGAAACGCATCTCAGAATGCTTCATCAAATCACTGCATGACCTCTCACCGGAGGCAAAGCAGCCTTTTCATTTCACACCCTTCGAGCTGCCATGCCTCAACATCAGCTACAGCCAAAAGGGTCTTCTCTTTGCAAAGCCACCACCGTCGGAAAGTCAAGATTTCTCCATTACCGCTTACCTTGACGACCTCCGGCGATCCCTCTCCGCCACCCTCGATCATTTCTACCCCCTCGCCGGCCGTTTGGTCACTAAAAAAGAAGAAAATCCAGCTTCCTATGTTATCTACTTAGACCCTGAAAACAGCCCCGGCGTCAAGTTTATTTACGCGACGGTGGACGCCACCATATCGGACATCCTTCAGCCTGCTGATGTACCCGTGGTTGTTCGTTCATTTTTTGATCTCAATAACGCCATTAGCCACGATGGTCACACACTGCCATTGTTATCCATTCAAGTTACAGAGCTTGTCGATGGAATCTTTATCGGTGGATCTATCAATCATATGGTCGCCGATGGAACCTCTTTCTGGCATTTCATGGGTGCTTGGAGTGAAATATTCAAATCCAAAGAACAATCTCGTTGCTCAATCTCTCGACCTCCGGTACTCAAACGATGGATCCTCGATGGATCTGACCCGATCATCAATCTCCCGTATACACACCACGATCAATTCATCGATCGATTGGAAGTTCCGCCCTTTATAGAAAGATTCTTCCACTTCTCATCAGCCTCCGTCTCCAAACTCAAAGCTAAAGCAAACTCCGAATACAATACTACTaaaatctcaagtttacaggCAGTGATCGCGCTTTTGTGGAGGAGCGTTACCCGTATCCGGCGACTACCAGACGACAGTCAAACCAGTTGTAGATTGATGATATCTAACCGGCGGCGGCTGAACCCACCTCTGTCTGATGATTATTTTGGTAACCCAATTTCTATGGTCAGAGGAACAGCAACCGTCGGGGAATTGATGGCAAATGGGCTTGGGTGGGCGGCTTTCCGGTTGCACGAAGCGGTGATAAATTACACTGATACATCAGTTAAGGAAAGCGTTAAGTCATGGATTGAAAATCCATTCATTATAAAATTAAGTAAGATGATCGATCGAAACTTCATTCACGTTGGGAGCTCACCGAGGTTTGACATGTATGGATGCGAATTCGGGCTGGGGAAAGCGGTGGCGGCTAGAAGTGGGTGGTTGAATAAGGGCGACGGGAAGATAACGATGTATCCTGGACGGGAGGGTGGCGGGAGCATGGATGTGGAAATTTGTTTTGCTTCATCACAAACTATGATGGATCTTGAATGCGATGAGGAATTCATAGATGCTCTAAAGATCGAACGATGA